The Triticum dicoccoides isolate Atlit2015 ecotype Zavitan chromosome 6A, WEW_v2.0, whole genome shotgun sequence genome has a window encoding:
- the LOC119317419 gene encoding RING-H2 finger protein ATL73-like: protein MLGSGLNLVTTVIGFGMSATFIVFVCARLICGRAVRADAEADVAAARAMAPGPAPFDFDIEFRTADLDRTIQNTCSGLEPFVVAAIPTMTYSSEAFHSKDDAQCSICLGEYDEKEILRIMPTCRHNFHLSCIDIWLEKQTTCPICRISLDLPGGKASASPARSLPQLFGHPESSASRSPHWILPMHRDRTGGRGNRPASQESLEVVIT, encoded by the exons atgCTGGGGTCCGGGCTGAATCTGGTGACCACGGTGATCGGCTTCGGGATGAGCGCCACCTTCATCGTCTTCGTCTGCGCACGCCTCATCTGCGGACGCGCCGTGCGGGCCGACGCCGAGGCCGACgtcgccgccgcccgggccatggctCCGGGCCCCGCGCCCTTCGACTTCGACATCGAGTTCCGCACCGCGGATCTCGATCGCACG ATTCAGAACACCTGCAGTGGATTGGAACCTTTCGTTGTTGCTGCAATTCCAACAATGACGTATAGCTCTGAAGCCTTCCATTCAAAAGATGATGCCCA GTGCTCCATATGTTTGGGTGAATACGACGAGAAAGAGATCCTGCGTATAATGCCCACATGCCGACATAATTTTCATCTTTCCTGTATAGATATATGGTTAGAGAAGCAAACGACCTGCCCAATATGCCGAATCTCGTTGGACTTACCGGGTGGAAAAGCCAGTGCTTCCCCTGCCCGTAGCCTCCCTCAATTATTTGGCCACCCTGAGAGCTCTGCCAGTCGTTCACCGCATTGGATACTTCCCATGCATCGTGATCGTACCGGGGGTAGAGGTAACAGACCGGCCTCACAAGAATCACTAGAAGTGGTCATAACATGA